The following is a genomic window from Stenotrophomonas maltophilia.
CGCACGTTGCCGGCAATCGAGACCAGGCCCACGCCCTGCACCTGCGACAGGCGCTGGGCCAGGATCGAATCGGCGTAATTGTTGACGTCGCGCAGCGGGCGCGTGTCAGAGGTCAGCTTCAGGGTGACGATGGCCGCGTCGGCCGGGTTCACCCGGTTGTAGACCGGCTGGTAGGGCAGCGACGAGGGCAGGGTGGCCTGGCGGATCGCCGCCTGCACGTCCTGCGCGGCGATGTCGATGTTCCGGTCCATCGAGAACTGCAGGATGATCGTGGACAACCCGGCCGACGAGTCCGACGTCATCAGCTCCAGCCCGGAAATCTGCCCGAACTGGCGCTCCAGCGGGGTGGTGACCAGCGAGGCCATGGTGGTGGCGTTCGCACCGGGGTACTGGGTGGTGACCACCAGACTGGGCGCATCGATTTCCGGCAGCGCCGACACCGGCAGCTTGCGGTAACCGAGGATGCCCAGCAGCAACAGGCCCGCCATCAACAGCGAGGTGGCGATCGGGCGGCGGATGAAGATCGTCGAAAAGCCCACGGACTGATCCTTGCTGGCACTTCAATGTCGGCGCCGGCAGGTTCGCCGGCGCGAGGGAGATCAGTGGCCTGCGCTCAGCGCGGGCCACCACCGCGACGGCCACCGCCGCCTGCGTTCTTCTGCTCGGCCGCCTTCAGTTCGGCCTCGGTCGGTGCGGCCGGGGTCTCGCCCGGCTTCAGTGCGGTGACCTTGCTGCCCGGCTTCAGGCGGAACTGGCCTTCACTGACCACCCGCTCGCCGCCCTTCAGGCCTTCTGCGATCTGCACCTGGCTGTCGCCCACTTCCACGCCGCTGCGCACAGTCTGCATCTTTACCGTGTTGTCGCCCTGCACGATGTAGACGTACTCGCCGTCCGGGCCACGCAGCACCGCCTGGGTGGGGATGACCACGCCACCGCTGATCGTGCGCAGCTGCATGCGCACGTTGACGAACTGGCCCGGCCACAGGCCGTTGTCGGTGTTGTCGAACAGGGCCCGCGCCTTGAACGTGCCGCTGTCGGCACTGATCAGGTTGTCGACCACGTCGAGCTTGCCGTCGCCGGACAATACGTGCGAATCGGCGCGGTCCAGCGCGGCCACCGGTACCGTGCCGGCGGCCTGCGCCTGGCGCACATCGCCGAGCTGGCGCTCGGGCAGGTTGAACAGCACGTGGATCGGATGGATCTGGGTCAGCGTGACCAGTGCGGTGCCGGCGTTGACCACGTTGCCGGCGTCGACCGCGCGGATGCCGGCGATGCCGGTGATCGGTGCGGTGACCTTGGTGTACTGCAGCTGCACCTGTGCCGAGCGCATGCTGGCCTCGTTGGCGGCCACCGCGCTTTCGTACTGTGCCACTTGGTTACGCTGTGTATCCAGATCGGTCTTGGCCACGAACTGGCGATACTCCGGCGCGTTCGAGCGCTGGTAGTTGGAGCGCGCGGTGGCCAGCAGCGCATCGTTCTGGCGCTTGGCGGCCGCGGCCTGGTCGTAGCTGGCCTGTGCGGTGCGCGGGTCGATCACCGCCAGCACGTCACCCTGCTTCACCTCCTGGCCTTCGCGGAAATTGAGGCTCATCAGCTGGCC
Proteins encoded in this region:
- a CDS encoding efflux RND transporter periplasmic adaptor subunit, with the protein product MSRVWKIVLLVVAVLVLAVVGLRVMGGGKDKAGKPAAGARQGGEDPDAGPVPVTVVDATRQDVPVYASALGTVTAMNTVTVSPQVGGQLMSLNFREGQEVKQGDVLAVIDPRTAQASYDQAAAAKRQNDALLATARSNYQRSNAPEYRQFVAKTDLDTQRNQVAQYESAVAANEASMRSAQVQLQYTKVTAPITGIAGIRAVDAGNVVNAGTALVTLTQIHPIHVLFNLPERQLGDVRQAQAAGTVPVAALDRADSHVLSGDGKLDVVDNLISADSGTFKARALFDNTDNGLWPGQFVNVRMQLRTISGGVVIPTQAVLRGPDGEYVYIVQGDNTVKMQTVRSGVEVGDSQVQIAEGLKGGERVVSEGQFRLKPGSKVTALKPGETPAAPTEAELKAAEQKNAGGGGRRGGGPR